A window of Hypomesus transpacificus isolate Combined female unplaced genomic scaffold, fHypTra1 scaffold_354, whole genome shotgun sequence contains these coding sequences:
- the LOC124464506 gene encoding interleukin-2 receptor subunit beta translates to MGQRYQARARVRATDSCHGTWSDWSHTPSWESKVGETPTPSPPPSGFQLIWFSEVSGVLVGVVVMIILALTWLCSTHRTTRLYIVKKLMGPPLPNPSKFFPDLNSAQGEDFKTWLSPKFARESYLDAFLLPVHISPLEVTHTVDTVSPRRPQPDTASPEDKKKKKKTMACDLRSCSSFSNQSYSLNLHLALPTSGGTLEPCAADSPYGPLVGNREEERQGDAVEESDEEEEDRGEERKPSRGLGNVEDTESSGEGGEGETEGETEEGGVEEERDGEIRRDREEERLMGLLFGGTSVITGGNSLQMSPSYECVERLQDQRWHLKSPDSGVGSWGEDQESRESTGDPDGPAFADAGRGSHFGSNVFQFPSCSSPLPTPLPCFTQIPLTLPGLEMEPGPFTLCPMDLPGKILEDLALMPSSGTIAPSSGGYMAV, encoded by the exons ATGGGGCAGAGGTACCAGGCTCGGGCCCGGGTCCGGGCCACTGACTCTTGTCACGGAACCTGGAGCGACTGGAGCCACACTCCATCCTGGGAGTCTAAGGTTGGCGAGACGCCAACGCCATCCCCCCCACCTTCAG GGTTCCAGCTGATTTGGTTCTCCGAAGTTTCTGGGGTTCTAGTGGGAGTAGTTGTCATGATCATTCTGGCCCTCACTTGGCTCTGCAGCACACACAGAACTACCCG GCTTTACATAGTAAAGAAACTGATgggtcctcctctccccaacCCCTCCAAGTTCTTCCCTGACTTAAATTCCGCCCAAGGAGAAGACTTCAAG ACATGGCTGAGCCCCAAGTTTGCCCGCGAATCCTACCTGGATGCCTTCCTGCTTCCGGTCCACATCTCTCCGCTTGAGGTCACCCACACCGTGGACACCGTCTCCCCCCGCAGGCCCCAACCCGATACTGCATCACcggaggacaagaagaagaagaagaagacaatgGCCTGTGACCTCAGGTCCTGCTCCAGCTTCTCCAACCAGAGCTACTCCCTCAACCTGCACCTCGCCCTCCCGACCAGCGGGGGCACGCTGGAGCCCTGTGCCGCCGACTCCCCTTACGGACCGTTGGtgggaaacagagaggaggagagacagggggatgctgtggaggagagcgacgaggaggaggaggacaggggggaggagaggaaaccaAGCAGGGGTTTAGGTAACGTGGAGGATACAGAGAGCTCaggcgagggaggggagggggagacagagggggagacagaggaagggggtgtagaggaagagagggatggagagatacgGAGGgatagggaggaagagaggctgaTGGGGCTGCTATTTGGGGGCACCAGTGTCATCACCGGGGGTAACTCCCTCCAGATGTCTCCGTCCTACGAGTGCGTGGAGAGGCTCCAGGACCAGCGCTGGCACCTCAAGAGCCCAGATTCAGGCGTCGGCAGCTGGGGAGAGGATCAGGAAAGTAGGGAGAGCACGGGGGATCCAGACGGGCCTGCGTTCGCCGACGCAGGCCGCGGCAGCCATTTTGGATCCAACGTTTTCCAGTTTCCATCGTGCTCCAGCCCTCTACCCACGCCCCTGCCCTGTTTCACCCAGATTCCCCTCACCCTGCCTGGGCTTGAGATGGAGCCTGGTCCCTTCACT